A DNA window from Aphelocoma coerulescens isolate FSJ_1873_10779 chromosome 7, UR_Acoe_1.0, whole genome shotgun sequence contains the following coding sequences:
- the OBSL1 gene encoding obscurin-like protein 1 isoform X3 yields MEGFGGAPRFLAYPRAFTVQSGTNVVLSCQIMGDPQPSVLWEKDKNLIEPSGRFHMEAKGELYSLLVSCATPQDSGLYVCKAKNSVGETYAATTLRVEPAEPREEEGCSDSVAPVFLIAPSSMRVCRGEDVMFTCRVSGQPCPVLEWEKDGHKLSDLFESSHFAVGQKPEDWHFLKLFSARPQDGGVYICRARSGSQEALAAAVLLVEPQALLDGLPSGSPADGPEALAERQRWRRHAAGRRVGPESWVPNGVLPARVPGAKAFAVSVGKHAKFRCYVTGKPKPEIVWQKDGEPLAPGRRHLIYEDREGYFILKVLYCKPQDQGLYICTASNTAGQTLSAVQLQVKEHRLRFQVQLADVEVAEREDAVLECQVPLETIPTSWYLEDRELQPSHKYVMEEQGVVRRLTIRDARIDDDGIYLCQMKDKGRSIAEVSVRGVIVKRLPRKLDVMEGENAVFCVETRDVVEGSCWSRDGLQLRESPRTMLKSFSRTHLLVLVHVTRQDAGIISFTVGESQTSSQLRIKCVKHDPPSAPVAAEMSVVESNTALLTWCPAPDAHLRPASRYLLERREAAGGEWVQCLATDLPSCVRVLGDSVPREANYCFRISAANKHGRSSPVEFPGSVHLAPAARLERGLQDVWVWDSEDAQFSLELSAAVHGSWFLNGARLGEEEDAGGRCSVQRRGTEHSLLIRGARLVDSGAQVTFVSGGVRDSATLHVQAPQVRIAPVSEAERLRKVPAGMPVLLECQVSAPDAPVCWLKDGKAVPLDDVIAVQAEGCVRRLLLRSACLSDTGVYTCDTGDDAVSFVVTVTEVPVRIVSSNEEALHTYVAGQHVELWCQLSRPAASVRWYKDGEEVEVSERLVLKQEGPRCKLVLPCARPQDTGEFVCDAGGDSAFYTITVAEEPVRIVSSNEGASHTYVAGQRVELWCELSRLAAPVHWYKDGEEVEAGESLVLEQEGLQCKLVLPCAQPQDTGEFVCDAGGDSVFYTVTVAVPEAQQLQEVLAGLPLVLECQVSPPDAPVHWRKDGEAVVPSQVLAICSEGHSQRLHIATAALSDSGVYTCHAGDDAASFRVTVRAEVPVRIVSSNREGPHSYVVGQRVELWCQLSHPVSPVCWYKDGEEVEVGERLVLEQEGLQYRLVLPCAQMQDTGEFICSARDASVSYPILVAEPPVRILHPPQRSLELLVQAPGCVELRCELSVPDAPVHWFKDGLEVDETDNLLLLVEGAWRCLFIPKSSAEDAGEYICETKDEAVSFDVKVSEPPVRILQPCRPVPAMTVSPGETVTLCCELSRADAPVCWAKEGVRLEAGGSLVLEEEGAHRRLLIPAAQAEHAGKYTCDTANDTVTFTIQVLDPLVRILEKDVLPIHRRCRAMEDLVLEVHLSHTHGEVKWYKDGEKLQDTGRVRLEEDGVRRSLVILGATGRDAGEYLCDTGDDSIVFFITVEVPEPPVTIVGNTGTVVHRYLVAGEDLVLACELSRPDAIVRWLRNGQEVHPGERVQVEARGVLRQLTINGAQPSDTGCYICDAASDRMMTNVEVSARPVCIVNKEEAQSPLEVQEGDSVTLVARLSLETAAVQWQKNGQTLCSGGRLLVCSEGPTRSLTIKQAELGDGGIFLCDAGDDEVHFTLRVKEAPVLFVNKREEQEKLLVLEGGSAVLSAITSTERSDVTWLGPQQAAVAGERCELRRDGRVHSLIIHNVAMEDAGTYTCLSPHDQMQFDVNVRELRVKFLRGLSDVRARQGERVVLWCELCKARGDVVWRKDGRVLAPGPRRQMTAEGRERSLVLSRVEPGDAGEYCCESNDDQTLATLTVQVPRVVEIIMELQSLTVLEGEDATFKCLVSPEDVAVTWQLNGQPVVPSERLLVTRNGLCHSLTLRQCQPGDAGTVTVNAEGLVSTARLNVQEAQVLFVRKLQDMVAEEQGDVCLEVEVSHEAAEVQWLKQGVLLQPSSKYLLQESGCRRTLTICCLGPTDRGTYRCESLHDRTQAKLHVEPRKVSIRMPLADVETFEKETATFHLELSHPGVTGVWTRDGIRVKPSSTCRISATGCGHSLTLERLALEDSGTITFTADTLRCSAHLRVREPPVTMVRVPRDLGVPETGVASFECELSRPNAEVKWFKDGQELRPGPNCRIYSAGRRRILQLSRCELTDAGSYTCDAGDCRASATLHVQERQVHIVQELQDIQVREGDNAVFTCEVSHADVKGEWFRDGEKIKVSSTVKIRQEGTRHFLLFCGVRPEDKGLVRFAARTVISEASLQVEALPIRIVKPLRDKTVLARHKATLECTVSHARGRVRWLRGDTEIFAGDKYEICNLDCYRTLIIHRVGPEDEDSYTCDAFDDRSTARLLVEGS; encoded by the exons ATGGAGGGGTTCGGGGGAGCCCCCAGGTTCCTGGCCTATCCACGTGCCTTCACGGTCCAAAGTGGAACCAATGTGGTCCTGAGCTGCCAGATCATGGGCGATCCCCAGCCAAGTGTCCTCTGGGAAAAGGACAAGAACCTCATTGAGCCCTCAGGCCGTTTCCATATGGAGGCCAAAGGGGAACTGTACAGCCTGCTGGTGTCCTGTGCTACCCCCCAGGACAGTGGACTCTACGTCTGCAAGGCCAAGAATAGTGTTGGCGAGACTTATGCTGCCACCACGCTCAGGGTAGAGCCAGCGGAGCCCCGAGAGGAGGAGGGATGCTCAGACAGTGTGGCACCTGTCTTCCTAATTGCCCCCTCATCCATGCGGGTGTGCCGGGGGGAGGATGTGATGTTCACCTGCAGGGTGTCCGGGCAGccctgcccagtgctggagtGGGAGAAGGATGGGCACAAGCTCTCCGACCTCTTTGAGAGCAGCCACTTTGCAGTGGGGCAGAAACCAGAGGACTGGCACTTCCTGAAGCTGTTCAGTGCCCGGCCCCAGGACGGGGGAGTGTACATCTGCCGGGCACGCAGCGGCTCCCAGGAGGCTCTGGCTGCTGCCGTGCTCCTGGTGGAACCTCAGGCACTGCTGGACGGACTCCCCAGTGGCTCTCCTGCTGATGGTCCCGAGGCACTGGCAGAGCGGCAGCGGTGGCGGCGGCACGCAGCAGGACGGCGCGTGGGACCGGAGAGCTGGGTACCCAATGGCGTGCTGCCGGCCAGGGTGCCAGGGGCCAAGGCATTTGCCGTGAGCGTGGGGAAGCACGCCAAGTTTCGCTGTTACGTTACTGGCAAGCCCAAGCCAGAGATTGTCTGGCAGAAAGATGGTGAGCCCCTCGCCCCTGGCCGCAGGCATCTCATCTACGAGGACCGGGAGGGCTACTTCATCCTCAAAGTGCTGTACTGCAAACCCCAGGACCAGGGGCTGTACATATGCACTGCTTCCAACACTGCTGGCCAGACCCTCAGCGCAGTGCAGCTCCAGGTGAAAG AGCACCGGCTGCGGTTCCAGGTGCAGCTGGCAGACGTGGAGGTAGCAGAGCGCGAGGATGCAGTGTTGGAGTGCCAGGTGCCACTGGAGACCATCCCCACCTCCTGGTACCTGGaggacagggagctgcagcccagtCACAAGTATGTGATGGAGGAGCAAGGGGTGGTGCGGCGCCTGACCATCCGCGATGCCCGCATCGATGATGATGGCATCTACCTCTGCCAGATGAAGGACAAAGGGCGCAGCATCGCCGAGGTTTCTGTCCGAG GGGTGATTGTGAAGCGGCTGCCACGGAAGCTGGATGTGATGGAGGGGGAGAATGCGGTTTTCTGTGTGGAGACGCGGGATGTGGTGgaggggagctgctggagccgggATGGGCTACAGCTGCGGGAGTCACCCCGTACCATGCTGAAGAGCTTCAGCAGAACACACCTCCTGGTGCTGGTGCACGTCACCCGCCAGGATGCAGGCATCATCTCCTTCACTGTTGGGGAGTCACAGACATCCTCCCAGCTCCGAATCAAGT GTGTGAAGCACGACCCTCCGAGCGCACCGGTGGCAGCTGAGATGAGCGTGGTGGAGAGCAACACAGCTCTGCTGACCTGGTGTCCCGCGCCGGATGCCCACCTGCGCCCTGCCAGCCGCTACCTGCTGGAGCGTCGGGAGGCAGCGGGGGGGGAGTGGGTGCAGTGCCTTGCCACCGACCTGCCCAGCTGCGTGCGGGTGCTGGGCGACAGCGTGCCTCGCGAGGCCAACTACTGCTTCCGCATCTCTGCCGCCAACAAGcatggcaggagcagccctgtggagTTCCCTGGATCTGTGCATCTTG ccccagcagctcgtCTGGAGAGGGGTCTGCAGGATGTGTGGGTGTGGGACAGCGAGGATGCGCAGTTCTCCCTGGAGCTGTCAGCCGCGGTGCACGGCTCCTGGTTCCTCAACGGTGCCAGGCtgggtgaggaggaggatgcaggCGGCCGGTGCAGTGTACAGCGCCGTGGGACAGAGCACTCGCTGCTGATCCGGGGAGCGCGACTGGTTGACAGTGGGGCCCAGGTCACCTTCGTGTCTGGTGGTGTGCGGGACTCGGCTACCCTGCATGTGCAAG CCCCACAGGTCCGCATCGCCCCAGTGTCTGAGGCTGAGCGGCTCCGCAAAGTGCCAGCAGGGatgcctgtgctgctggaatgCCAGGTGTCCGCCCCAGATGCCCCTGTGTGCTGGCTGAAGGATGGCAAGGCTGTGCCCCTGGATGATGTTATCGCAGTGCAGGCAGAAGGCTGTGTGCGGAGGCTGCTCCTCCGCTCAGCGTGTCTCTCTGACACTGGTGTGTACACCTGTGACACTGGCGATGATGCTGTGAGCTTTGTGGTGACCGTGACCG AGGTGCCGGTGAGGATCGTCAGCTCCAATGAGGAAGCTCTCCACACTTACGTGGCCGGGCAGCATGTGGAGCTGTGGTGCCAGCTGTCCCGCCCGGCAGCCTCAGTGCGCTGGTACAAGGATGGAGAGGAGGTGGAGGTGAGCGAGAGACTGGTGCTCAAGCAGGAGGGACCACGGTGCAAGCTGGTGCTGCCCTGCGCCCGGCCACAGGACACGGGGGAGTTCGTCTGCGATGCTGGTGGGGACTCTGCCTTCTATACCATCACTGTGGCAG AGGAGCCGGTGAGGATTGTCAGCTCCAACGAGGGGGCCTCCCACACCTATGTGGCCGGGCAGCGTGTGGAGCTGTGGTGTGAGCTGTCCCGCCTGGCAGCCCCAGTGCACTGGTACAAGGATGGAGAGGAGGTGGAGGCAGGTGAGAGcctggtgctggagcaggaggggctgCAGTGCAAGCTGGtgctgccctgtgcccagccaCAGGACACGGGGGAGTTTGTCTGCGATGCTGGTGGGGACTCTGTCTTCTACACAGTCACCGTGGCAG TGCCGgaggcacagcagctccaggaggtgctggcagggctgcccTTGGTGTTGGAGTGCCAGGTGTCCCCGCCAGATGCCCCTGTCCACTGGCGGAAGGACGGCGAGGCCGTGGTCCCCAGCCAGGTCCTGGCCATCTGCTCAGAGGGACACTCACAGAGGCTGCACATCGCCACGGCCGCGCTGTCTGACTCAGGGGTGTACACCTGCCATGCCGGGGATGATGCTGCCAGCTTCAGGGTGACGGTGAGAG CAGAGGTGCCAGTGAGGATCGTCAGTTCCAACAGGGAGGGCCCCCACTCCTATGTGGTTGGCCAGCGCGTGGAGCTGTGGTGCCAGCTGTCCCacccggtgtccccagtgtgctGGTACAAGGATGGTGAAGAAGTGGAGGTGGGCGAGAGactggtgctggagcaggaggggctgCAGTACCGGCTGGTGCTCCCCTGTGCCCAGATGCAGGACACCGGGGAGTTCATCTGTAGCGCCAGAGATGCATCTGTCTCCTACCCCATCTTGGTGGCAG AGCCACCAGTGAGGATCCTGCACCCTCCACAGCGctcactggagctgctggttcagGCACCGGGGTGTGTGGAGCTGCGGTGCGAGCTCTCTGTGCCAGATGCTCCGGTGCACTGGTTCAAGGATGGGCTGGAGGTGGATGAGACTGacaacctgctgctgctggtggagggGGCCTGGCGCTGTCTCTTCATCCCCAAGAGCAGTGCAGAGGATGCAGGCGAGTACATCTGCGAGACCAAGGATGAGGCCGTCTCCTTCGATGTCAAGGTGTCAG AGCCCCCGGTGAggatcctgcagccctgcagaccTGTCCCTGCCATGACGGTGTCCCCGGGGGAGACGGTGACACTGTGCTGTGAGCTGTCCCGTGCGGATGCACCCGTGTGCTGGGCAAAGGAGGGGGTCAGGCTCGAGGCTGGGGGCAGCCTggtcctggaggaggagggtgcCCATCGCCggctgctcatccctgctgcccAAGCTGAACACGCTGGAAAATACACCTGTGACACTGCCAATGACACAGTGACTTTCACCATCCAAGTGTTGG ATCCGCTGGTCAGGATCCTGGAGAAGGATGTCCTGCCAATCCACCGGCGTTGCCGGGCCATGGAGGACCTGGTGCTGGAGGTGCACCTCTCGCACACCCATGGGGAGGTGAAGTGGTATAAGGATGGGGAGAAGCTGCAGGACACGGGTCGTGTGCGGCTGGAGGAGGACGGGGTGCGCCGATCCCTCGTGATTCTgggtgccacaggcagggatgctggggagtATCTCTGTGACACTGGTGATGACAGCATTGTCTTCTTCATCACTGTAGAAG TCCCAGAGCCACCAGTGACCATCGTGGGCAACACGGGCACCGTGGTACATCGCTACCTGGTGGCCGGGGAAGACCTGGTGCTGGCTTGTGAGCTCTCCCGGCCCGACGCCATCGTGCGCTGGCTCCGGAATGGCCAGGAGGTGCATCCGGGTGAACGGGTGCAAGTTGAGGCCCGTGGGGTGCTGCGACAGCTTACCATCAATGGGGCACAGCCCAGCGACACAGGATGCTACATCTGTGACGCTGCCAGCGACCGCATGATGACAAATGTGGAGGTGTCGG CCCGGCCTGTGTGCATTGTCAACAAGGAGGAGGCGCAGAGCCCGCTGGAGGTGCAGGAGGGGGACAGTGTGACACTGGTGGCTCGGCTGTCCCTGGAGACAGCGGCAGTGCAGTGGCAGAAGAATGGACAGACGCTGTGCTCAGGTGGGCGGCTGCTGGTGTGCAGTGAGGGTCCCACGCGCAGCCTCACCATCAagcaagcagagctgggtgatgGTGGCATCTTCCTCTGCGACGCTGGTGATGATGAGGTGCATTTCACACTGCGTGTGAAAG AGGCACCCGTGCTGTTCGTGAACAAAcgagaggagcaggagaagctgctggtgctggagggCGGCAGTGCCGTGCTCTCTGCCATCACCTCCACAGAGCGGTCTGATGTCACCTGGCTGGGCCCGCAGCAGGCGGCAGTGGCCGGCGAGCGCTGCGAGCTGCGTCGGGACGGCCGCGTGCACAGCCTCATCATCCACAATGTGGCCATGGAGGACGCTGGCACCTACACCTGCCTCTCACCCCACGACCAGATGCAGTTCGACGTGAACGTCCGAG AGCTGCGGGTGAAGTTCCTGCGTGGGCTGTCGGACGTGCGAGCGCGGCAGGGCGAGCGGGTGGTGCTGTGGTGCGAGCTGTGCAAGGCGCGGGGTGATGTGGTGTGGCGGAAGGACGGGCGGGTGCTGGcgcccggcccccgccggcAGATGACGGCAGAGGGACGGGAGCGGTCGCTGGTGCTGAGCCGCGTGGAGCCCGGGGATGCCGGCGAGTACTGCTGCGAGTCCAACGACGACCAGACACTGGCGACGCTGACGGTGCAGG TCCCCAGGGTGGTGGAAATCATCATGGAGCTGCAGAGCCTGACAGTGCTGGAGGGGGAGGACGCCACCTTCAAGTGCCTGGTGTCCCCCGAAGACGTGGCTGTGACATGGCAGCTGAATGGCCAGCCCGTGGTCCCCAGCGAGCGGCTGCTGGTGACAAGGAATGGGCTGTGCCACAGCCTCACCCTCCGGCAGTGCCAGCCAGGTGATGCAGGCACCGTGACAGTCAACGCCGAGGGGCTGGTGAGCACAGCTCGGCTAAATGTACAAG AGGCACAGGTGCTGTTCGTGCGGAAGCTGCAGGACATGGtggcagaggagcagggggaCGTGTGCCTGGAGGTGGAGGTGAGCCACGAGGCTGCCGAGGTCCAGTGGCTGAAGCAGGGTGTCCTCCTTCAGCCGAGCAGCAAGTACCTGCTGCAGGAGTCGGGGTGCCGGCGCACCCTCACCATCTGCTGCCTTGGCCCCACCGACCGTGGCACCTACCGCTGCGAGAGCCTGCACGACCGCACACAGGCTAAGCTCCACGTGGAGC CCCGGAAGGTGTCAATCCGGATGCCACTGGCAGACGTGGAGACCTTTGAGAAGGAGACAGCCACCTTTCACCTGGAGCTGTCTCACCCTGGCGTGACTGGGGTCTGGACACGGGATGGCATCCGGGTGAAGCCCAGCAGTACGTGCCGGATCAGTGCCACAGGCTGCGGGCACAGCCTGACACTGGAGAGGCTTGCACTGGAAGACTCAGGCACCATCACCTTCACTGCTGACACTCTGCGCTGCAGCGCCCACCTGCGTGTGCGGG AGCCTCCAGTCACTATGGTGAGGGTCCCACGAGACCTGGGGGTCCCAGAGACGGGGGTCGCTAGCTTTGAGTGTGAGCTGTCTCGCCCCAATGCAGAAGTGAAATGGTTCAAG GATGGACAGGAGCTGCGGCCGGGGCCCAACTGCCGCATCTACTCAGCGGGACGGCGCCGCATCCTGCAGCTGAGCCGCTGCGAGCTGACCGACGCTGGCAGCTACACCTGCGACGCAGGTGACTGCCGGGCCTCCGCCACGCTGCACGTCCAGG AGCGCCAGGTCCACattgtgcaggagctgcaggacatCCAGGTGCGGGAGGGTGACAATGCAGTCTTCACCTGCGAGGTGTCACACGCGGATGTTAAGGGCGAGTGGTTTCGGGATGGGGAGAAAATCAAGGTCTCCAGCACAGTGAAGATACGGCAAGAAG GGACCCGGCATTTCCTGCTGTTCTGTGGTGTACGCCCTGAGGACAAGGGACTCGTCCGCTTTGCTGCCAGGACGGTCATCTCGGAGGCCAGTCTGCAGGTGGAAG CACTGCCAATCCGGATTGTGAAGCCACTGCGGGACAAGACGGTGCTGGCGAGGCACAAGGCGACACTGGAGTGCACCGTGTCCCACGCCCGGGGCCGGGTGCGCTGGCTCCGTGGGGACACCGAGATCTTTGCTGGTGACAAGTATGAGATCTGCAATCTGGACTGCTACCGCACACTCATCATTCACCGCGTGGGCCCCGAGGACGAGGACTCGTATACCTGTGACGCCTTCGATGACCGCTCCACTGCCCGGCTCCTCGTGGAGG GAAGCTAG